A region of Toxorhynchites rutilus septentrionalis strain SRP chromosome 1, ASM2978413v1, whole genome shotgun sequence DNA encodes the following proteins:
- the LOC129767744 gene encoding uncharacterized protein LOC129767744, with protein MISPITTVRISTSITAANNIRFPASVTSNPCWQCRGTASTAAAAEFDHGMVLRRTFPIRGSVLRAHSKILFRHENSTTRRYLSTCSAELPPRRNPNALIPLYSRMKIGEVSERNILMFTFLSGSYNCYEYIRLNQSANEKDDFPHHHIAYFHFCHTSQQHQLSRSSIL; from the exons atgatttctcccatcaccacagtgcggatttccacttctatcacagcagccaacaacatccgttttcctgcatcagtaacctccaacccctgttggcaatgccgggggacagcatcaacagcagcagcagcagaatttgaccatggtatggtattgcgaagaactttccccattagaggttccgtgcttcgcgcacattcaaaaatcctcttcagacacgaaaactcaacgacaaggaggtatttatcaacttgctcagctgaattaccaccccggaggaacccgaatgcactgattccgttgtatagtagaatgaaaataggcgaggtaagcgaacgtaatattttaatgttcacatttttatccggatcatacaactg ctatgaatacatccgactcaatcaatcggcgaatgagaaagatgatttccctcatcaccacattgcttatttccacttctgtcacaccagccaacagcatcagctttcccgcagcagtatcctttaa